Proteins encoded together in one Verrucomicrobiota bacterium window:
- a CDS encoding nucleoside recognition protein gives MLNYIWLGLILAAVVLGGADGKLKELTDSAFDAAKTAVMTIALPLAGLMALWLGIMRLAEKSGLVTVLARVLRPVMRRLFPDVPEQHPAMSSMLMNIAANMLGLANAATPLGLRAMNDLEKLNPHPGTATNAMCTFLAINTSSVQLLPMTAISILAAAGSQNPTAIVGTSLIATLCSTFVGIAAVKFLQDLPAFQIPRPHNEPAGIPLTPPADTLSPSEGERDGVRGPVRAEGKGEEIQFTPGRSSMESEPRPLRWWGKLILGAFLVFFAWLLWRNAVSGQAPPSPFVNWVNSLSVVSVPLLLSFFPLYAGLRGVKVYEEFVEGAKEGFQVALRIIPFLVAILVAVGTFRAAGGIDLLTRWLSPALQAIRFPPELLPMVLMRPLSGGGTTGLFTDLVKNLGPDHLITRMGGTIFGSTETTFYVIAVYFGAVSVRRTRHAVAAGLLADLAGVIASVAICRMVFS, from the coding sequence ATGCTGAATTACATCTGGCTGGGGCTGATCCTTGCCGCAGTCGTGCTGGGAGGCGCGGACGGCAAACTCAAAGAACTGACCGATTCAGCCTTCGACGCCGCCAAGACCGCCGTCATGACGATCGCGCTCCCGCTAGCCGGGTTGATGGCGCTCTGGCTGGGCATCATGCGTCTGGCCGAGAAATCCGGTTTGGTAACCGTCCTCGCCCGCGTGTTGCGGCCCGTGATGCGCCGGCTTTTTCCCGATGTGCCGGAACAACATCCCGCGATGAGTTCCATGCTCATGAACATCGCCGCGAACATGCTCGGTCTGGCGAACGCCGCCACACCGCTCGGTTTGCGCGCGATGAACGACCTGGAAAAGTTGAACCCGCATCCGGGCACCGCGACCAACGCCATGTGTACTTTCCTGGCGATCAACACGAGTTCCGTTCAATTGCTCCCGATGACCGCGATCTCCATCCTGGCCGCCGCCGGCTCACAGAATCCGACCGCCATCGTGGGCACTTCCTTGATCGCGACCTTGTGCTCGACCTTCGTGGGCATTGCTGCCGTCAAGTTCTTGCAGGATTTGCCGGCCTTCCAAATCCCGCGCCCACACAACGAACCGGCGGGAATCCCCCTCACCCCTCCCGCGGACACACTCTCCCCCTCCGAAGGGGAGAGGGACGGGGTGAGGGGGCCGGTTCGGGCAGAAGGAAAGGGCGAGGAAATTCAGTTCACTCCTGGTCGGTCTTCAATGGAATCCGAGCCTCGACCATTGCGTTGGTGGGGAAAGCTGATTCTCGGCGCCTTCCTTGTCTTTTTTGCCTGGCTGCTGTGGCGCAACGCCGTCTCGGGACAGGCTCCACCAAGTCCATTCGTGAACTGGGTCAACAGCCTTTCGGTCGTTTCCGTCCCTTTGCTGCTCTCGTTCTTCCCGCTTTATGCCGGACTGCGCGGCGTCAAGGTTTATGAGGAATTCGTCGAGGGCGCCAAGGAAGGCTTTCAAGTCGCGCTCCGCATCATCCCGTTCCTGGTCGCAATCCTCGTCGCCGTGGGGACGTTCCGCGCCGCGGGCGGGATCGACCTGCTGACGCGATGGCTGTCACCCGCGTTGCAAGCGATCCGTTTCCCGCCTGAGTTACTGCCGATGGTCCTGATGCGCCCACTCAGCGGCGGCGGCACGACGGGGCTATTCACGGACCTGGTGAAAAACCTGGGCCCAGACCATTTGATCACGCGCATGGGCGGAACGATCTTCGGCAGCACCGAAA
- a CDS encoding redoxin domain-containing protein, whose translation MSLKVGDKAPDFELSTKTAEGPKKLKLSNNAGEKNTVLLFFPMAFTSVCTKEMCDVSQGLNAYTSLNADVWGISGDNPFAQEAWAQKEKITVPLLADYEHKVAQAYGVAYSSFLPQLNLGMAGVPKRSAFVVDKQGVIRYAESSDDPKQLPNFDAIQQALNGLK comes from the coding sequence ATGTCACTGAAAGTTGGCGACAAAGCCCCGGATTTTGAGCTCTCGACGAAAACCGCCGAGGGCCCGAAAAAACTGAAACTCAGCAACAACGCCGGCGAAAAGAATACAGTGCTGCTCTTCTTTCCCATGGCTTTCACGAGCGTTTGCACGAAGGAAATGTGCGACGTCAGCCAGGGCCTCAACGCCTACACGAGCTTGAACGCCGACGTGTGGGGCATCAGCGGCGACAACCCGTTCGCGCAGGAAGCCTGGGCGCAGAAGGAGAAAATCACCGTGCCGCTGCTGGCGGATTACGAACACAAAGTCGCGCAGGCTTACGGCGTGGCTTACAGCAGTTTTCTCCCGCAATTGAATCTGGGCATGGCCGGCGTGCCCAAGCGCTCGGCTTTTGTCGTCGATAAGCAAGGGGTCATCCGTTACGCCGAATCGAGCGACGATCCGAAGCAACTGCCCAACTTCGACGCCATCCAGCAAGCGCTGAACGGGTTGAAGTAG
- a CDS encoding aminotransferase class I/II-fold pyridoxal phosphate-dependent enzyme gives MGHGWLYETRVIEPPLLQQIDRTYVLYRGHKYSYFSGCDYYRLSTHPEVLRALNAGVQRFGLTVAASRLTTGNHPLYGELERRLTSFFKAPTATVFSSGYVANLGVAQALAGGFDCALMDERAHASLADAASWLACPVVRFQHRDAQDVARIVRNGARASRFILLTDGLFSHDGSVAPLKELLEVLPRNSVVWVDDAHAAGVLGREGKGTLEHAGVSRSRIIQTITLGKAFGVYGGAVLGSASLRRRILSQSSLFVGNTPMPLPLVAAAIQALSTFQKDRSLLTRLFANTKYVKDQLREIGAAIPDTPGPIVSVAPRDRRAIEALKKHLLAARIYPPFIRYPGGPADGHFRFALSSEHTRLQLDTLIEVISK, from the coding sequence ATGGGCCACGGGTGGCTATACGAAACACGCGTGATCGAACCACCGCTCCTCCAGCAAATTGACCGGACGTACGTTCTTTATCGCGGCCATAAGTACTCCTATTTCTCAGGTTGCGATTATTATCGGCTCTCGACGCACCCGGAGGTGTTGCGCGCTTTGAATGCGGGTGTGCAAAGGTTCGGGCTGACGGTTGCGGCTTCACGATTGACGACGGGAAACCACCCGCTGTACGGGGAACTTGAAAGGCGGTTAACCAGTTTCTTCAAGGCTCCCACCGCCACGGTCTTTTCCAGCGGTTACGTGGCGAACCTGGGTGTGGCCCAGGCGCTGGCGGGAGGTTTTGATTGCGCATTGATGGATGAGCGTGCTCACGCCAGTTTGGCCGATGCGGCATCGTGGCTCGCGTGTCCAGTAGTTCGGTTCCAACACCGAGACGCCCAGGACGTCGCCAGAATCGTGCGGAACGGCGCAAGGGCATCCCGGTTCATTCTGCTGACCGATGGCCTGTTTTCCCATGACGGTTCGGTGGCCCCACTGAAAGAACTTCTGGAGGTCCTGCCTCGCAACTCGGTCGTGTGGGTGGATGACGCGCATGCGGCAGGGGTTTTGGGAAGGGAGGGCAAGGGGACGCTGGAGCATGCCGGTGTGTCCCGGTCTCGGATCATTCAGACCATTACTCTGGGAAAGGCGTTTGGAGTCTACGGAGGGGCGGTGTTGGGCAGCGCGTCACTGCGCCGAAGAATCCTGAGCCAGAGCAGTCTATTTGTCGGCAATACGCCCATGCCGCTACCGCTGGTCGCCGCCGCGATCCAGGCCTTGAGCACGTTTCAGAAAGACCGATCCCTGCTTACCCGCTTGTTCGCGAACACAAAATACGTGAAAGACCAATTGCGGGAGATCGGCGCGGCGATTCCCGACACCCCAGGCCCGATCGTTTCGGTGGCGCCAAGGGATCGGCGCGCGATCGAGGCGCTCAAGAAGCACTTGTTGGCCGCGAGAATTTATCCTCCGTTCATTCGGTACCCGGGCGGGCCGGCGGATGGCCATTTCCGATTCGCATTGAGCAGCGAGCATACGCGCTTGCAGCTCGACACTTTGATCGAAGTGATATCGAAGTAA